Proteins from one Pantoea cypripedii genomic window:
- a CDS encoding glycoside hydrolase: MKNWFCITSLTCIVLFFTQPVSALRLQQGGEVFDIDPVTLQIEVGNTVVNAPQSKQKVSELQTSASEASWYWPLRGIRIIAQARNDELRLVFRSTQLQQLNWFGLPPAASELLLPIGEGSRIPLDNPEWQRYLLREQAEIDTNFDMKLPLWSQQQQGKTYSWLLLTPFNNKVSFSLADGQLKMHSLHEFNRFNQQQIFEVLLYVGKSPLSGALRYRDYLQESGRFSTLREKIAIAPEGHKLIGATHIYLWGSQLLAPQDVNDWRGLVRYLHTPRAAALRQGIGADAESVMQQLKGQEPGGWQQALLMAGINRALTSQVPLNATPDEGNYLQVQAQQACLVRELAQRQLGSYLVTSDRWGQGLSEPVIDKLQQAGLSRIWLGVDNWTAAFLHPEAVARAKSLGYLIASYDSYDTAIPRGLNDNWLTAQLPTVIRNTCAIVRADGSKKPGFSGAGYYLNPACVMAYSLQRMRTLTQLAGLNSLFLDVDGTAMAADDYQPSHPTGAADMVAARNSRMARFSHQLRLPLGSEDGNALANRYILFAHGMETWGFGWQDGDMRHNRSSPYYLGAWWPDTQPAVFFHPAQLKPLYLTVIFDPRYRLPLYQAVFHDAVITTHHWTLDNLKFPEVKTTRDLLSLLYNTPALFNLSRDTLTARLPDIIKADARFRPLHQVLWDKALTDFKWLDSDGWVQQTTFSDGSVLIANFSEQAFGEIPAKNLEARLSDGQLLRFSVTQ, encoded by the coding sequence ATGAAGAATTGGTTTTGCATTACCTCATTAACCTGCATCGTCTTATTTTTCACTCAACCGGTAAGTGCCTTACGTCTGCAACAGGGGGGTGAGGTTTTTGATATTGATCCGGTAACATTGCAGATCGAAGTTGGTAATACAGTAGTTAATGCACCACAAAGTAAGCAAAAAGTCAGCGAGTTGCAGACGTCTGCCAGTGAGGCAAGCTGGTACTGGCCTTTGCGGGGTATCCGTATCATCGCTCAGGCGCGCAATGATGAGCTACGTCTGGTGTTTCGCAGTACTCAATTACAGCAACTGAACTGGTTCGGTTTACCACCAGCGGCAAGCGAATTGTTGTTACCAATCGGGGAGGGTAGCCGCATCCCACTGGATAATCCCGAATGGCAAAGATACCTTCTCCGTGAACAGGCTGAGATTGATACGAATTTTGACATGAAACTGCCGCTGTGGAGCCAGCAGCAGCAAGGTAAAACTTACAGCTGGCTGCTGCTCACCCCCTTTAATAATAAAGTCAGTTTCAGCCTGGCGGACGGTCAGTTAAAGATGCATAGCCTGCATGAATTTAATCGTTTCAATCAGCAGCAGATATTTGAGGTTCTGCTGTATGTGGGCAAGTCACCTTTATCCGGTGCGCTACGCTATCGTGACTATCTGCAAGAGAGTGGCCGGTTCAGTACGCTGCGCGAAAAAATAGCCATTGCCCCGGAGGGGCATAAGCTGATTGGCGCAACGCACATTTATCTGTGGGGGAGTCAGCTGCTGGCACCGCAGGACGTAAATGACTGGCGGGGTCTGGTGCGTTACCTGCACACACCACGCGCCGCAGCGTTAAGACAAGGCATTGGTGCTGATGCGGAGAGTGTTATGCAACAGCTCAAAGGGCAGGAGCCTGGTGGCTGGCAGCAGGCGTTGTTGATGGCAGGCATCAACCGCGCGTTAACGTCTCAGGTCCCACTGAACGCGACACCCGATGAGGGGAATTATCTGCAGGTTCAGGCGCAGCAGGCATGCCTGGTACGGGAACTGGCACAGCGTCAACTCGGCTCTTATCTGGTGACGTCGGATCGTTGGGGCCAGGGGTTGTCAGAACCGGTAATTGATAAATTACAGCAGGCGGGTCTTTCCCGCATATGGCTTGGCGTCGATAACTGGACAGCTGCATTTCTGCATCCCGAGGCGGTCGCACGTGCAAAGTCTCTCGGCTATCTCATTGCCAGCTATGATTCTTATGACACCGCTATCCCGCGTGGTCTCAATGATAACTGGCTGACAGCCCAGCTACCCACGGTAATACGTAACACTTGTGCGATTGTCCGAGCTGATGGGAGTAAAAAACCCGGATTTTCTGGCGCGGGTTATTACCTTAACCCTGCCTGCGTCATGGCGTACTCGCTGCAGCGAATGCGGACACTAACACAGCTGGCAGGGCTGAATAGTCTGTTCCTTGATGTGGATGGTACTGCTATGGCAGCAGATGATTATCAACCTTCCCATCCGACGGGAGCAGCGGATATGGTGGCGGCGCGAAACTCCAGGATGGCCAGGTTCAGCCATCAGCTCAGGCTACCTTTAGGTTCTGAAGATGGTAATGCGCTGGCGAATCGGTATATTTTGTTTGCCCATGGCATGGAAACTTGGGGTTTTGGCTGGCAGGATGGGGATATGCGCCATAACAGGTCCTCTCCTTACTATCTGGGAGCCTGGTGGCCAGATACACAACCAGCAGTGTTCTTTCACCCTGCGCAACTTAAGCCACTTTACCTTACGGTAATCTTCGATCCCCGATACCGCCTGCCGCTCTATCAGGCGGTATTTCATGATGCGGTGATCACGACCCACCACTGGACATTAGACAATCTTAAATTTCCCGAAGTCAAAACCACGCGAGATTTGTTGAGCTTGCTCTACAACACCCCAGCTTTGTTCAATCTCAGCCGTGACACACTTACAGCACGTCTTCCAGACATCATTAAAGCCGATGCACGCTTTCGGCCACTGCATCAGGTTCTGTGGGATAAAGCATTGACGGATTTCAAATGGCTGGATAGCGATGGCTGGGTGCAACAAACCACCTTCAGTGATGGTTCTGTGCTGATAGCAAATTTCTCCGAACAGGCATTCGGAGAGATACCCGCAAAAAATCTCGAAGCCAGGCTGTCTGATGGACAGCTTCTAAGGTTCAGCGTGACGCAATAG
- the copM gene encoding CopM family metallochaperone codes for MLAMAALLFIAPAAVMAHQHDHEMTEELNSSPAAQEFTQGMRGMHDDMARALNETDADKAFAKGMIAHHKGAIAMAETELKYGKDPVMRDLAEEVIKAQTAEIAHMEGWLSK; via the coding sequence ATGCTGGCGATGGCTGCTCTGTTGTTTATCGCCCCGGCGGCTGTAATGGCCCATCAGCACGATCATGAAATGACGGAAGAATTAAATTCCTCTCCTGCTGCGCAGGAATTTACGCAGGGTATGCGGGGTATGCATGACGATATGGCCCGTGCTTTGAATGAAACCGATGCCGATAAAGCCTTTGCTAAAGGTATGATCGCACATCATAAAGGGGCGATTGCCATGGCAGAGACTGAGCTGAAATATGGTAAAGATCCGGTGATGCGAGATCTGGCAGAAGAGGTTATCAAAGCGCAGACAGCAGAAATCGCCCATATGGAAGGGTGGCTGTCAAAATAA